GGTCAAGCTTTGGAACCTGGAAACGAAGCAAGAGGCCGCCACGTTGGGCGGCTACAAGAGTACGGTATGGTCGGTGGCTTTCTCGCCGAAAGGCCAGTTGCTGGCCACCGGCAGCCACAACGATTCGCTGAAAATCTGGCGGCAAGGCTGGGTCGAAGCCTTCCCCCACGCGGCCCCTGCCGCCCAACCCGGCGCGGCGACGGCCAGCAAATAGTGTGGCAGAGGGCGAGCTTGCGAGCGCCGGCCCGACGGAGAGGGAGCGAGGGGGAGACGGAGCGACGGAGAGAAATGTCAGTGCAACGCGGCTCGCCGCGTCTCTGCGTCTCTCCTTCCCTCCCTCTCCCCGGCAGCGGCGCGCTAATTGCACTGCGGCAAGCGGCAGATCCTATCTGCGGCTCCGCGGGGCAGTTCATGGATGGCACCATCGGCTCACTCGCCTTGTTGCGATGCGCGGTTGGCAGTACCATGCCGCGCCGGCCGATGGTCGGCAACTCGCGTCAAAACTAACCGGTGAGGAGCGCGCGCACGCGACCTATATGATCTCTTTGCGAAGCGTCGTTTTGGCGGCCGTCCTCGGCTGGCCTCTCGCGTCTGCCTCCCGCGCGATCGCAGCCCCGCCGGAAGACACTCCTTCCCTCGCCGAACAGCTTGCCGGCCAGGTGGCGATCTATCGCGACTCCTTCGGCGTGCCCCACATCGACGGCGCCAGCGACGAGGCTACGGTGTTCGGCTTCGCTTACGCCCAGGCCGAGGATTATTTCTGGCAGGTCGAAGACAACTACCTGCTCAGCCTGGGCCGCTATGCCGAGGCCCACGGGCCGTCGGGCATCAACTCCGATCTTCTCAACCGGGCCTTTGAAATCGTGGCCAGCGCCAAGGCCGACTATGAAAAGTTGCCCGACGACCTCAAATCGCTCTGTGAGGCGTTTGCCGCGGGCCTGAACCACTATCTGGCGAAAAACCCGCACGTGAAGCCGCGGCTCATCAGGCACTTCGAGCCTTGGCACAGCCTGGCTTGCGCCCGGCAGTTGCTGCTGGAGCTGACGTTCCGCTACACCCGCATCCACAGCAATTACATGCCGCGGGTCAATCCCATGGTCGCCGCCGCCACCGGATCGAACGCCTGGGCCATCGCCCCCCAGCGCACCAGGGACGGTCACGCCATGCTCTTCGCCAACCCACACCAGCCTTGGTTTGGCTTCGGGCAAATGTACGAAGCTCACCTGCGCAGCGACGAGGGTTGGAACTTCAGCGGCGCCACCTTTTTCGGCAGCCCGCTGCCGACGATGGGCCACAACGAAGACCTCGGCTGGAGCTTCACCACCAACGAACCCGACATCGCCGACCTGTGGCGCGAGACGTTCGATGATCCCCAGCACCCGCTCAACTACCGCTACGGCGGCGGTTATCGCACGGCCGTCGAGTGGCAAGAGAAGGTCAAGATCAAGACGCACGACGGCGTGAAAGAAAAGCTTTACACCTTTCGCAAGACGCACCACGGACCGATCGTGGCCAAACAAGACGCGCGGCACCCGTTGTCCGCCCAGATCGGCCGGCTGCGAGAGTCGCTGTTGCTGCGGCAAATGGACATGCTCGTTCGGGCACGCAATCTCGACGATTTCAAAGCCGGCATGGCGGGCCTCCATTTCCCGATCATGAACGCCGTCTACGCCGACCGCCACGGCGACATCTATTTCCTTTACAACGGCACCATACCCCGACGCGACCCACGGTTCGATTGGAGCAAGCCGGTCGACGGCAGCGATCCGGCCACCGAATGGCAAGGCTTCCACACCCTCGACGAGCTGCCCCAGTTGGCCAACCCCAAGGCCGGCTACGTGCAAAACTGCAATTCGTCGCCCTTCACCACCACCCACCTCGACAATCCATCGGCCGCCGCCTTCCCGTCTTATATGGTCGAAGACAAGCACGACGACAAGCGGCGGGCCAAGCTGTCGCGGCAGATCCTCAGCGAGCTCGCCGACGTCACATTCGAGCGGCTCGAAGCGGCGGCCTTCGACACGACGATTTACTGGGCGCAGCACGAGCTGCCGCTCTACGCCAAGGCATTCGAGGAGCTGAAAAAGTCGGACCCCGCGTTGGCCGCCAAGGCCCGTCCGTACATCGAGCACCTGCTCGATTGGGACTGCCGCTCGTCGCTCGACTCGACGCAGACCACGCTTTGCGTCGCCTGGTATGAGCGGCTCTACGGCGGCGGGTATCCGGGCGAACAACTCAAGCAGCGTTTCGTCGACAACATGCCGGTGCGTTTCGAGGCCCTCATCCAGGCCGCCGCCGACGTGCAATCGGCCCACGGCGATTGGCAAGTCGCCTGGGGCAAGGTACATCGCATCCAGCGGCACGCGAACGTGGCCGATCTGGTCGATGTGCCGTTCGACGACGGGCTGCCGAGCCTTCCTTCGGCCGGCACGCACGGCCCGATGGGCGTGATCTTCACGCAGTATTACACGCCGACGATCCACATTCCGTTCGTCAAAACGGTCTCCAAACACTACGGCGTGATCGGTTACACCTACGTCGGCGTGTTCGAATTCGGCGACCGCGTTCGGGGAGCGACGTTGTTGCAATTCGGCGCCAGCGGCAATCCCGCGTCGCCGCACTACTTCGATCAGGCGGCGCTGCTCTCGCAGCAGAAGCTCAAGCCCGAATTGTTCTATTGGGAAGACGTGCTTTCCGGCGCCCGCAACGGGTATCAGCCTGGCGAGCGGCCCGTCGCGGCGGGCGAACTGCGGCAATTGGCCGCGCGGACCAAGAAGCCCGGCACGACGGTGCGGTAAGGGCGAACTGGACCATGCCCGAAAACGCACGGCCGACCGCTGGTTCGCTCGCGTTCTCTTTAGTTACTTCGCCGTCACCGCTTGCTCGAGCAGAACGGCCGCGACGGGCGGAAGCCGACAGCGGCGGAGCATTTGCGGGCGTGGCCGCCCGGGCCAACTGGTCCAGTTTTTCCCAGGTCTCCACGGGTAACGCGATCGGTCGTCGGACCCGCTCCGCCGGTACTTCTTCTGTCCGGATACATTGGGCGACGATTTCAGCCAACTGCTCCAGGCCCAACGGGCCATGCGGGCCTACAACAGGGTGACGACGCGGCGTGCAGGGCTTGTGCAATTTCGTCTTCACCCAGCATGATTTCATCGTATCTTGGCGTCAGCACCCCGGTCAACGTTTGGTTGATACGGTCCACACTCTGTCATCAAGCTGACGACGCCTTACCGTTCTCATCGCGGTCGCCGCACGTCGCCCGTCGTCGATCGGCACTCTCGAAACCCTTGCACGCCACGATGTTGCACACGGTCGGCCAGCGTCGCCGCTGCGCCTGGCGCACGCTTTGCCTGTCGTTGTGACTCGACGGGTCCAAAACGAGAAAGAGAGGCGATGAATATGACGACGAACATACGGAGTTCGATTCGCGGGCGGCTGATGGCGGTCGCGATGGGCGCACTGCTGCTGAATCCGCTGCCCGCTTGGGCGGTAAGTCCCAAGACCAAGAATGCTGCGGGCCTGGCTTGCACGGACGGCACTTGTTCCATCGTGGGAGCAGGGCGACCGGCGAGCGGCGACCGCACACTCGGCACCGCCATTCATTGGATGCAGTCGCCCGATGCCGCCAGCCGGCTCGCGAGCGAAGAAGGCAAGCTGGTATTCATGATCCAGGTGTCGGGCAACTTCGCCCGGCAAGAATTCACGTGAAACAACGCCCAAGCATACAGGACGGGCGCCCTGTCAGATAAAGAGGTCGGCAATTACGTCGGCGAACATTTCACGTCGTGCTATCAGCAGCTCGGCGATTTTCAGGTCACCAAGGTCAACGGTCAGGTGCAGAAGAACGGCGGCAACGTGGTCAGCTACTTCCTCACGCCGCAAGGGCTGGTGATCGATGCGGTGGTGGGACCGGTGAAGGCCGATAAACTGCTGAGCGATGCCCGCTGGGCCGTCGACACCTACGCCGGCGCGCTCAAGGCGGCCCCTCACAGCCCGCCTGCTCAGGCCAACTACATCGCCATGGCCCACGCGGCGCTTTCGGGCGACAAGGCGCACCGGCTGTTGGCCGACAACTCGCTGGTGCCGCTGCAGTTGATCCAAGAGCGGGTGTTCGAAAAACTGGCCGGCCAAAAGGCGAGCGAAGACCGCAGCGATGTGGGACTGGCGGCGATGGGATTCAACAAAGCCAGGCAAAAGGGAATGCCGGTGCTGCTCGTTCTGACCAAGGCCAAGGCCAAGACCGGAGTGTGGGACATGCCCACGAGCAGCTTGATCGCCGCCTTGGGAAGCAAGCCCACGGTGCAGCCGATGCGTAACTGCGTGCTGATCGTGCTGCCCATCGACGAACTGCCGGCGTTGACGAACCTGGTCAACCTGCCCGACCTGGAGTTGGCCGAGCGGACCACACCGACGATGGTGTTGACCAACGGCGACGCGGCCCAGACGGTGGCCATTTCGTCGCACAGCGATCCGCGCGAGGTCGCCAAGCTGCTCTGGGACGCGGTGAACCACGAGCGGCTCGACAAAGCGGACAAGCTGATCGAATCGGGCCATGTACGTGAAGCCACCGGCTTGCTGAAGCTCGTCAAGTCGTCGCCGCAAGCCGGCCCGCTGAAGGCGCGTGCG
This genomic window from Pirellulales bacterium contains:
- a CDS encoding penicillin acylase family protein, which gives rise to MRSVVLAAVLGWPLASASRAIAAPPEDTPSLAEQLAGQVAIYRDSFGVPHIDGASDEATVFGFAYAQAEDYFWQVEDNYLLSLGRYAEAHGPSGINSDLLNRAFEIVASAKADYEKLPDDLKSLCEAFAAGLNHYLAKNPHVKPRLIRHFEPWHSLACARQLLLELTFRYTRIHSNYMPRVNPMVAAATGSNAWAIAPQRTRDGHAMLFANPHQPWFGFGQMYEAHLRSDEGWNFSGATFFGSPLPTMGHNEDLGWSFTTNEPDIADLWRETFDDPQHPLNYRYGGGYRTAVEWQEKVKIKTHDGVKEKLYTFRKTHHGPIVAKQDARHPLSAQIGRLRESLLLRQMDMLVRARNLDDFKAGMAGLHFPIMNAVYADRHGDIYFLYNGTIPRRDPRFDWSKPVDGSDPATEWQGFHTLDELPQLANPKAGYVQNCNSSPFTTTHLDNPSAAAFPSYMVEDKHDDKRRAKLSRQILSELADVTFERLEAAAFDTTIYWAQHELPLYAKAFEELKKSDPALAAKARPYIEHLLDWDCRSSLDSTQTTLCVAWYERLYGGGYPGEQLKQRFVDNMPVRFEALIQAAADVQSAHGDWQVAWGKVHRIQRHANVADLVDVPFDDGLPSLPSAGTHGPMGVIFTQYYTPTIHIPFVKTVSKHYGVIGYTYVGVFEFGDRVRGATLLQFGASGNPASPHYFDQAALLSQQKLKPELFYWEDVLSGARNGYQPGERPVAAGELRQLAARTKKPGTTVR